One part of the Terrimicrobium sacchariphilum genome encodes these proteins:
- a CDS encoding substrate-binding domain-containing protein: protein MMQTWPQQPQYKKVAEVLRERILHGDYIVNEIPSLRRLASKMGVSHIVARKAVEALIKDDLLVQYPNGRLMPKVPRHRAGREGLRVAFLAPAFDSQYMSMVRLGAQIVAAESSSLLRPMDYVHWNDLVIEEALNSFDGVILLASTEEIPPNVLDALSEASTCLMTVDYDLTARGIPCLSLFRASNIRHLLDHLQSLGHHHVDCLNTQPICQETAARIEFWRQGTQERKMQGSLINDPVRSYERPIVRAYEVVSRRLDNGETFGTAVFCPNESTANGAMRAFSEHGLEVGRDISVCAVGDFGGARYSTPSLTSLQMPDVAALLRPCFEWIKSKKQKWSGPLLVKPQETVLFIGESTGKAFSSGN, encoded by the coding sequence ATGATGCAAACATGGCCCCAACAGCCTCAGTATAAAAAGGTCGCGGAGGTTCTGCGAGAGCGAATCCTGCATGGGGATTACATAGTCAACGAGATCCCATCGCTGCGCAGACTCGCCTCCAAAATGGGCGTGAGCCATATCGTCGCACGCAAGGCGGTGGAGGCGCTCATCAAAGACGATCTGCTGGTCCAGTATCCGAATGGTCGACTGATGCCCAAGGTGCCTCGTCATCGGGCCGGACGCGAGGGGTTGCGCGTGGCTTTTCTCGCTCCGGCCTTTGATTCGCAATACATGTCCATGGTGCGACTCGGCGCCCAGATCGTCGCTGCCGAAAGCAGCTCCTTATTGCGCCCGATGGATTATGTCCATTGGAATGATCTCGTCATTGAGGAAGCGCTGAACAGCTTCGATGGCGTCATTCTCCTGGCCTCGACGGAGGAAATCCCTCCCAATGTGCTGGACGCTTTATCCGAGGCGTCGACATGCTTGATGACCGTGGATTACGACCTGACGGCCAGGGGCATTCCGTGTCTTTCCCTGTTTCGCGCCTCAAATATCCGGCACCTTCTGGACCATCTACAGTCTCTCGGACATCATCATGTGGATTGCCTCAACACCCAGCCCATTTGCCAGGAAACGGCAGCCCGGATCGAGTTTTGGCGACAGGGGACGCAGGAGCGGAAAATGCAGGGCAGCCTGATCAACGATCCGGTTCGGTCCTATGAACGGCCCATCGTTCGCGCTTATGAGGTCGTAAGCCGGCGACTGGATAACGGTGAAACGTTCGGCACGGCCGTCTTCTGTCCCAATGAATCCACAGCCAATGGTGCGATGAGGGCATTCTCGGAACATGGGCTTGAGGTTGGCAGGGACATCTCAGTCTGCGCCGTAGGAGATTTCGGCGGAGCGAGATACTCAACACCATCTCTCACGTCTTTGCAGATGCCCGATGTTGCCGCGCTGCTGCGGCCCTGCTTCGAATGGATAAAGTCGAAAAAACAAAAATGGTCAGGCCCATTGCTGGTTA
- a CDS encoding DUF1559 family PulG-like putative transporter, with translation MRLSSGAFTLAELLVVIALVGVIASLLISSLQKYRKTANAAQCINNMRTIAGGVIMYTGDNEGRFPPYITAANGQPWSMYRSWDYVIKPYLEMASERPGKLFKCPSDPRPYIDANGNYARSYSLSAFYTSTSSWPPPGSGLISIDTSEGVPTPVRRIAQVSRPTKCIMLSEWCSDPNGQTLANYQNQLPYSALTSIWIWKGQEPVLSNKKTIHDPMINYAFVDGHVEALRLSDITDNFSISGNTLWTAVTQ, from the coding sequence ATGCGGCTCTCCTCCGGGGCGTTTACCCTTGCGGAGTTGCTGGTCGTCATCGCTCTCGTCGGCGTGATTGCTTCCCTCCTGATATCAAGCCTGCAAAAGTACCGGAAGACTGCCAATGCCGCGCAATGCATCAACAACATGCGCACGATCGCGGGTGGCGTCATCATGTATACAGGGGACAATGAAGGACGGTTCCCTCCCTATATCACAGCCGCCAATGGTCAGCCCTGGAGCATGTATCGATCCTGGGATTACGTCATCAAACCCTATCTGGAGATGGCCTCCGAGCGCCCGGGCAAGTTGTTCAAATGCCCATCGGACCCGCGACCATATATCGACGCCAACGGAAACTACGCGCGGAGCTACTCGTTGAGCGCGTTTTACACCTCGACCAGCAGCTGGCCTCCTCCGGGCAGCGGCCTTATCTCCATCGACACCAGCGAGGGCGTGCCGACGCCGGTGCGCAGGATCGCACAAGTATCCCGGCCCACCAAATGCATCATGTTGTCAGAATGGTGCTCTGATCCCAACGGGCAGACTCTCGCCAATTACCAAAATCAACTGCCATACAGCGCCCTGACCAGCATCTGGATATGGAAGGGGCAGGAACCCGTTCTCTCAAACAAGAAGACCATCCATGACCCCATGATCAACTATGCTTTTGTCGACGGACACGTGGAAGCCTTGCGACTTTCCGATATCACGGATAATTTTTCTATATCGGGTAATACTCTGTGGACGGCGGTCACCCAGTAA